The DNA region CAGGATTTTCGCAGTCTCCACGACGTCTACGACCACCGCTTGGCGGCGGGTGGCAGACGCGTGAACTGAATTCCGTTCATCGCAGAAGACACCAACCCGCCGGAAACGAGCGGGTTTTTTGTTGCCGCTCGTCTCCCGCATTCGAGGACGAGAACATGGACGATATCGGGAAACAAATTGTTGCCGAGCGGACGCTTGCCGCCGCCTGCCGCTCTCTGGCCAGCCGTTATGCCGGGGCCGCCTTCGCCTATGTTTCCGGTTCCATCATGCGCGGTGAGGGGACCGAGTTTTCGGACATCGATCTCGTCGTTGTATTTCCGTCGCTCGAGCGGGCCTGGCGGGAATCCTTCACCGAAGACCGTTTTCCGGTCGAAGCCTTCGTCCATGATCCGCAGACGCTGGCGTTTTATCTCCATCAGGATGCGGAGGGCGGCTGTCCCATCATGGTCCATATGGTTGCGACGGGCAGCATCGTCGGGCCTGACATCGAGCGTGCGCGGTTCATCCAGGCGAAGGCGGCGAGCGTTCTTGCCGCAGGGCCGAAGCCTCTCGATGGCCCGAGCTACGATATGCTGCGCTATCAGGTCACCGATCTCGCCGATGACCTGCGCGGCCACCGCCCGCCTGAAGAGATTGCCGCCATCGCCGCGCTTCTCTATCAGAAGCTCGCCGATTTGATGCTGCGCGGGCGCGGCGCATGGGCTGGTCGCGGCAAGTGGGCGCCGCGGCTCCTGCGGGAGCTCGATGTGGAACTGGCAGCAGACTTCGATGCCGCGTTCAGACTGGCGGTGCAGGGTGACGGCGCCCGGTTCCTGGCTCTCGCCGATCGGGAAATTGCCCTGCATGGCGGGCGCTTTTTCGACTGCTTCAGGCAGGAGGCTCCTGTGGAGGCGCGGCGGGGAGAATAGGCGCGAGCGGTGCGCCGGTGTCGGATGTAGGCAAGAAGCAGGGTTGCGCCCTGTCTTCGGGCTCCGGCCTTTGGCCTGCGCGCCTTCAGGATGAGGGATGTTGGAGGATGCCGCGCCTGATAAAAAGCGTTGGAGAATGCCGCGCGTTAAAACAGACGTTGGGCTATCGCGTGACAGCCTTGGAAGCCGATGCCTTGAAAACAGGGATAGCTTTCTTGAGCGTATGTCCTGAATTAGCGCGGGGGCCTATCTGGTGGGAAGGAAGGTTGATTATTATATCAGACCCATCAAGGGCTTGGAGGATGATTTCTACCGTGACGAAAAAGAAGCAATGAGCTGTGGGCCGGTTGATGTCACTGGTGGCGATCGTGTGGAACATTTCGGTCACTGTTACAGCTACCGCAGCAGGTGCCTATTTCGGCTGGTAAAGTCACGGGCTTGTGGGAGCGTTGGCACTTGGTCTTGTAGGGGTCGTGGTGGGAGGCCTCCTCCGTTCGCCCTCGGCCCTTTTGGAGATGCTGACTTAAATTCTATCTGACCTTGAGCCTCAGCCCTAAAGAGCAGACCTAACCAAGAGCACTCTGCTCTGCGCAAATCCTATCAATCAACGCATCCAGCTCCCCCTTCGGCGGGCGGCTCTTCGCCAGGCGCTGCTTGAGGTGCATGATAGAGTCGGCCAGGATTTCGTCCAGGCTCTCGGCGCAGGTAAAGTCGCCAGCCACGCGCTTGACCTTCGAATTGTCGAAGATCGCAGTCCAAGCCTTGTCGCCGAGGAGGGGGCCGATCCAATCCGGATTGTACTTGATCAGCGTGTCCGTCGGCACGTGGACGATCTTGGCCTCCACGCCGAGCAATCTTGCGATGGTCTTCTGGATATCGTTCCAGATGTGGGCGCGGTCCGAGGTGATGTGGAAGATTTCACGGAGCGCCGCGCGATTGCCGAAAAGGCCGATGAAAGGCACCGCGAAATCGACTGAGCGGGTGAGTGTCCATGGAGTGTGGCCGTCGCCGGCCACGATGATGGGGTCGCCGTCCAGCATGCGCCTAGCCATGATGTCGCTGTCGCCCATCAT from Rhizobium sp. NLR16a includes:
- a CDS encoding nucleotidyltransferase domain-containing protein, giving the protein MDDIGKQIVAERTLAAACRSLASRYAGAAFAYVSGSIMRGEGTEFSDIDLVVVFPSLERAWRESFTEDRFPVEAFVHDPQTLAFYLHQDAEGGCPIMVHMVATGSIVGPDIERARFIQAKAASVLAAGPKPLDGPSYDMLRYQVTDLADDLRGHRPPEEIAAIAALLYQKLADLMLRGRGAWAGRGKWAPRLLRELDVELAADFDAAFRLAVQGDGARFLALADREIALHGGRFFDCFRQEAPVEARRGE
- a CDS encoding SDR family oxidoreductase, giving the protein MALKVLFIGGTGQISHPCVERAVAEGHHVSVFNRGLRSTALPDGVTPIVGELGSSAYANLAKANYDVVCQFIAFTPDQVARDIEVFAGNCRQYIFISSASVYEKPPRHYVITEKTPAINPYWPYSQAKIACEELLRKSGDLAWTIVRPSHTVRTGLPIMMGDSDIMARRMLDGDPIIVAGDGHTPWTLTRSVDFAVPFIGLFGNRAALREIFHITSDRAHIWNDIQKTIARLLGVEAKIVHVPTDTLIKYNPDWIGPLLGDKAWTAIFDNSKVKRVAGDFTCAESLDEILADSIMHLKQRLAKSRPPKGELDALIDRICAEQSALG